Proteins encoded together in one Bosea sp. (in: a-proteobacteria) window:
- a CDS encoding DUF6867 family protein — MQGVLYEEPTVWLFLLVTVAMGGWLAWMAGRAIALTWRPNWQLFVYMMVLGLFVRFIHFALFEATLLTLHYYTVDTLVLIAFGYAGWRYTRARQMTRQYHWLFEPAGPFGWRPRQGVEIRPELL; from the coding sequence ATGCAAGGCGTCCTCTACGAAGAACCGACGGTCTGGCTCTTCCTCCTGGTCACGGTCGCCATGGGCGGCTGGCTCGCCTGGATGGCGGGCCGCGCCATCGCGCTGACCTGGCGGCCGAACTGGCAGCTTTTCGTCTACATGATGGTGCTCGGCCTGTTCGTCCGCTTCATCCATTTCGCGCTGTTCGAGGCGACGCTGCTGACGCTGCATTATTACACCGTCGACACGCTCGTGCTGATCGCCTTCGGCTATGCCGGCTGGCGCTACACCCGCGCCAGGCAGATGACGCGGCAGTATCACTGGCTGTTCGAGCCGGCCGGCCCCTTCGGCTGGAGGCCGCGTCAAGGCGTCGAGATCCGGCCCGAACTGCTCTGA
- a CDS encoding branched-chain amino acid ABC transporter substrate-binding protein produces MKKLLLGSIALGAVLAFSGVASAQIKIGVGAPLTGPNAAFGAQIKNGAEQAAADINAAGGINGQKIEIVLGDDVSDPKQGVSVANKFAGDGVKFVVGHFNSGVTMPASEVYAENGALMITPAATNPQVTERGLWNTFRICGRDDQQGEVAAAYIAKNLKGKKIAVVHDKTTYGKGLADETLKGLQKAGIKEVLYEGVNAGEKDFSALVSKIKSTGADYVYWGGLHTEGGLIVRQMRDQGIQATLISGDGITTDEFATIGGPGVEGTLMTFAPDPQKRPEAAAVIKRFEARNFKPEAYTLYAYSGVQLIADGIKRAGSTDSKKVAAALKDGNATKTVLGDIAFDKKGDITRIDYTMYTWKKQPDGKITYIEN; encoded by the coding sequence ATGAAAAAACTGCTGTTGGGCAGCATTGCGCTGGGCGCGGTCCTCGCCTTCTCGGGCGTCGCCAGCGCGCAGATCAAGATCGGCGTCGGCGCCCCGCTGACGGGCCCCAACGCCGCCTTCGGCGCGCAGATCAAGAATGGCGCCGAGCAGGCGGCCGCCGACATCAACGCCGCGGGCGGCATCAACGGCCAGAAGATCGAGATCGTGCTCGGCGACGACGTCTCCGATCCGAAGCAGGGCGTCTCCGTCGCCAACAAGTTCGCCGGCGACGGCGTCAAGTTCGTGGTCGGCCACTTCAACTCCGGCGTCACCATGCCGGCCTCCGAGGTCTATGCCGAGAACGGCGCGCTGATGATCACCCCGGCCGCGACCAACCCGCAGGTCACCGAGCGCGGGCTGTGGAACACCTTCCGCATCTGCGGCCGCGACGACCAGCAGGGCGAGGTCGCCGCCGCCTACATCGCCAAGAACCTCAAGGGCAAGAAGATCGCGGTCGTCCACGACAAGACCACCTATGGCAAGGGCCTGGCCGACGAGACGCTGAAGGGCCTGCAGAAGGCCGGCATCAAGGAAGTGCTCTACGAAGGCGTGAACGCCGGCGAGAAGGACTTCTCGGCGCTCGTCTCCAAGATCAAGTCGACCGGCGCCGACTATGTCTACTGGGGCGGCCTACACACCGAAGGCGGCCTGATCGTGCGCCAGATGCGCGACCAGGGCATCCAGGCCACGCTGATCTCGGGCGACGGCATCACCACCGACGAGTTCGCCACGATCGGCGGGCCGGGCGTCGAGGGCACGCTGATGACCTTCGCCCCCGATCCGCAGAAGCGCCCCGAGGCCGCCGCGGTGATCAAGCGCTTCGAGGCCCGCAACTTCAAGCCGGAAGCCTACACGCTCTATGCCTATTCCGGCGTTCAGCTCATCGCCGACGGCATCAAGCGCGCCGGCTCGACCGACTCGAAGAAGGTCGCCGCGGCGCTGAAGGACGGCAACGCGACCAAGACGGTGCTCGGCGATATCGCCTTCGACAAGAAGGGCGACATCACCCGCATCGACTACACCATGTACACTTGGAAGAAGCAGCCCGACGGCAAGATCACCTATATCGAGAACTGA
- the purB gene encoding adenylosuccinate lyase — protein MIPRYSRPEMVAIWEPQTRFRIWFEIEAHATDKLADLGVVPKEAAATIWAKAKDAVFDVERIDEIERVTKHDVIAFLTHLAEIVGPQARFVHQGMTSSDILDTTLSVQLKRATDILIADVDALLAALKRRAFEHKLTPTIGRSHGIHAEPVTFGLKLAQAYAEFARCRARLVAAQAEIATCAISGAVGTFANIDPAVETYVAEKMGLSVEPVSTQVIPRDRHAMYFATLGVVASCIERLAIEIRHLQRTEVYEAEEYFSPGQKGSSAMPHKRNPVLTENLTGLARLVRGMVTPALENVALWHERDISHSSVERMIGPDATVTLDFALARLTGVVDKLLVYPQNMRKNLDRLGGLHNSQRVLLALTQAGASREDAYAMVQRNAMRTWEHGEDFLTNLMADKDVAEKLPASELKAMFDEGYHFKHVDTIFRRVFGEA, from the coding sequence ATGATCCCGCGCTATTCCCGCCCCGAAATGGTCGCCATCTGGGAGCCGCAGACGCGGTTCCGCATCTGGTTCGAGATCGAGGCGCACGCCACCGACAAGCTCGCCGATCTCGGCGTGGTGCCGAAGGAGGCCGCCGCGACGATCTGGGCCAAGGCGAAGGACGCCGTCTTCGACGTCGAGCGCATCGACGAGATCGAGCGCGTCACCAAGCACGACGTCATCGCCTTCCTGACGCATCTGGCCGAGATCGTCGGGCCGCAGGCGCGCTTCGTCCACCAGGGCATGACCTCGTCCGACATCCTCGACACCACGCTCTCGGTGCAGCTCAAGCGCGCGACCGACATCCTGATCGCCGATGTCGACGCGCTGCTGGCGGCGCTCAAGCGCCGGGCCTTCGAGCACAAGCTGACCCCGACCATCGGCCGCTCGCACGGCATCCATGCCGAGCCCGTCACCTTCGGGCTGAAGCTCGCGCAGGCCTATGCCGAATTCGCGCGCTGCCGCGCCCGGCTGGTCGCGGCGCAGGCCGAGATCGCGACCTGCGCGATTTCGGGCGCGGTCGGCACCTTCGCCAATATCGACCCCGCGGTCGAGACTTATGTCGCTGAGAAGATGGGGCTTTCCGTCGAGCCGGTCTCGACGCAGGTGATCCCGCGCGACCGGCACGCCATGTATTTCGCCACGCTCGGCGTCGTCGCCTCCTGCATCGAGCGGCTGGCCATCGAGATCCGCCATCTCCAGCGCACCGAGGTCTACGAGGCGGAGGAGTATTTCTCGCCGGGCCAGAAGGGCTCCTCGGCGATGCCGCACAAGCGCAACCCGGTGCTGACCGAGAACCTGACCGGGCTCGCGCGCCTCGTGCGCGGCATGGTCACGCCGGCGCTGGAGAACGTCGCGCTCTGGCACGAGCGCGACATCTCGCATTCCTCGGTCGAGCGCATGATCGGGCCGGATGCCACCGTGACGCTCGATTTCGCCCTGGCGCGGCTCACCGGCGTCGTCGACAAGCTCCTGGTCTATCCGCAGAACATGCGCAAGAACCTCGACCGGCTCGGTGGCCTGCACAATTCGCAGCGCGTGCTCTTGGCGCTGACGCAGGCCGGCGCCAGCCGCGAGGACGCCTATGCCATGGTCCAGCGCAATGCCATGCGCACCTGGGAGCATGGCGAGGATTTCCTGACCAATCTGATGGCCGACAAGGACGTCGCCGAGAAGCTGCCGGCCTCCGAGCTCAAGGCGATGTTCGACGAGGGCTATCACTTCAAGCATGTCGACACGATCTTCCGGCGGGTTTTCGGGGAGGCTTGA
- the livM gene encoding high-affinity branched-chain amino acid ABC transporter permease LivM — MARNPSATTPAPGLDLKAAFREAGFAALVTLGLCIPIIAWGTRQNLDNILVLDPRWDAVAWAVGIVFVGRLLMALRQQTRSPEKAASRILPPGTVAFFQRHSRLFSLFGLGFLVTFPAIAIGLAGWGGALKWIDNFGVQILIYVMLGWGLNIVVGLAGLLDLGYVAFYAVGAYSYALLAKNFGLSFWLLLPLAGILAAFWGMLLGFPVLRLRGDYLAIVTLAFGEIIRLVLINWTDFSNGYAGISGIPRPTFFGIPFTAADDGFAAVFGLEFSPLYRTIFLYYLILCLALLTAFVTLRLRRLPVGRAWEALREDEIACRSLGINTTNTKLTAFSIGAMFGGFAGSFFAARQGFISPESFIFMESAVILAIVVLGGMGSLWGCAIAAIAMIGGTELLRELEWMKQIFGNDFDPTKYRMLIFGFAMVAIMIWKPRGLISVRHPTAFLKEKKAISSDLVQEGHG, encoded by the coding sequence ATGGCGAGGAACCCGAGCGCGACCACGCCCGCCCCCGGCCTCGACCTGAAGGCGGCCTTCAGGGAGGCCGGCTTCGCCGCCCTCGTCACGCTCGGCCTGTGCATCCCGATCATCGCCTGGGGCACGCGCCAGAACCTCGACAACATCCTGGTGCTCGACCCGCGCTGGGACGCCGTCGCCTGGGCCGTCGGCATCGTCTTCGTCGGCCGCCTGCTGATGGCGCTGCGCCAGCAGACCCGCAGCCCGGAGAAGGCGGCCTCCCGCATCCTGCCCCCCGGCACGGTCGCCTTCTTCCAGCGCCATTCGCGGCTGTTCTCGCTGTTCGGGCTCGGCTTCCTCGTCACCTTCCCGGCAATCGCGATCGGGCTCGCCGGCTGGGGCGGCGCGCTGAAATGGATCGACAATTTCGGCGTCCAGATCCTGATCTACGTCATGCTCGGCTGGGGCCTGAACATCGTCGTCGGCCTCGCCGGCCTGCTCGACCTGGGCTACGTCGCCTTCTATGCCGTCGGCGCCTATTCCTATGCGCTGCTGGCCAAGAATTTCGGCCTGTCCTTCTGGCTCCTGCTGCCGCTCGCCGGCATCCTCGCCGCCTTCTGGGGCATGCTGCTCGGCTTCCCGGTCTTACGCCTGCGCGGCGACTACCTCGCGATCGTGACGCTGGCCTTCGGCGAGATCATCCGCCTCGTCCTGATCAACTGGACGGATTTCTCCAACGGCTATGCCGGCATCTCCGGCATCCCGCGCCCGACCTTCTTCGGCATCCCCTTCACGGCGGCAGACGACGGCTTCGCCGCCGTCTTCGGGCTGGAATTCTCGCCGCTCTACCGCACGATCTTCCTGTATTACCTGATCCTGTGCCTGGCGCTGCTCACCGCCTTCGTCACGCTGCGGCTGCGCCGGCTGCCGGTCGGGCGCGCCTGGGAGGCGCTACGCGAGGACGAGATCGCCTGCCGCTCGCTCGGCATCAACACCACCAACACCAAGCTCACCGCCTTCTCGATCGGGGCGATGTTCGGCGGCTTCGCCGGCTCCTTCTTCGCGGCGCGGCAGGGCTTCATCTCGCCTGAATCCTTCATCTTCATGGAATCGGCGGTGATCCTCGCCATCGTCGTTCTCGGCGGCATGGGCTCGCTGTGGGGCTGCGCCATCGCGGCGATCGCGATGATCGGCGGCACCGAGCTCCTGCGCGAGCTCGAATGGATGAAGCAGATCTTCGGCAACGACTTCGACCCGACGAAATACCGCATGCTGATCTTCGGCTTCGCCATGGTGGCGATCATGATCTGGAAGCCGCGCGGCCTGATCTCGGTGCGCCACCCCACCGCCTTCCTCAAGGAGAAGAAGGCGATCTCGTCGGATCTCGTGCAGGAGGGCCATGGCTGA
- a CDS encoding branched-chain amino acid ABC transporter permease LivH (LivHMGF is the membrane component of the LIV-I/LS branched-chain amino acid transporter), translating to MEVFVQQLINGLTLGSIYGLIAIGYTMVFGIIGMVNFAHGDIFMLSAFVALIFFMLITAVLGTSAGMVMLALVAVLALAMFVTSLWNWTIERLAYRPLRGSFRLAPLISAIGMSIFLMNFVQVVQGPRNKSIPPMLNKSITLIESATYPVQISYKQIVIIVTTAVLLAAFWYVVQKTPLGRAQRACEQDRKMAALLGIDVDRTISLTFVMGAALAAVAGVMFLVLYGVVNFADGFVPGVKAFTAAVLGGIGSLPGAVIGGLLIGLIEVMWSAYFTIDYKDVAAFCILAIVLVFMPSGLLGRPEVEKV from the coding sequence ATGGAAGTCTTCGTGCAGCAGCTCATCAACGGGCTGACACTGGGATCGATCTACGGTCTCATCGCCATCGGCTACACGATGGTCTTCGGCATCATCGGCATGGTGAACTTCGCCCATGGCGACATCTTCATGCTCTCCGCCTTCGTCGCGCTGATCTTCTTCATGCTGATCACCGCGGTCCTCGGCACCAGCGCCGGCATGGTCATGCTGGCGCTGGTCGCGGTGCTCGCGCTGGCGATGTTCGTCACCTCGTTGTGGAACTGGACGATCGAGCGCCTGGCCTACCGGCCGTTGCGCGGCTCCTTCCGCCTGGCGCCGCTGATCTCGGCGATCGGCATGTCGATCTTCCTGATGAACTTCGTGCAGGTCGTGCAGGGCCCGCGCAACAAGTCGATCCCGCCGATGCTCAACAAGTCGATCACGCTGATCGAGAGCGCGACCTATCCGGTGCAGATCTCCTACAAGCAGATCGTCATCATCGTGACGACCGCGGTGCTGCTCGCGGCCTTCTGGTACGTGGTGCAGAAGACCCCGCTCGGCCGCGCCCAGCGCGCCTGCGAGCAGGACCGCAAGATGGCGGCGCTGCTCGGCATCGACGTCGACCGCACGATCTCGCTCACCTTCGTCATGGGGGCGGCGCTGGCCGCCGTCGCCGGGGTGATGTTCCTCGTGCTCTACGGCGTGGTGAACTTCGCCGACGGCTTCGTGCCGGGCGTCAAGGCGTTCACCGCGGCCGTGCTCGGCGGCATCGGCTCGCTGCCCGGCGCCGTGATCGGCGGGCTGCTGATCGGGTTGATCGAGGTGATGTGGTCGGCCTATTTCACCATCGACTACAAGGACGTCGCCGCCTTCTGCATCCTGGCGATCGTGCTGGTGTTCATGCCCTCCGGCCTGCTCGGACGCCCGGAAGTCGAGAAGGTCTGA
- a CDS encoding ABC transporter ATP-binding protein, with translation MTEARPHTQPLLAARGVKTYYGKIIALKGVDIDVNAGEIVTMIGANGAGKSTLMMTIFGNPQAREGTITYEGRDITRLPSHEIARLGIAQSPEGRRIFPRMTVFENLQMGAAVDGFSHFDEDLERMCTLFPRVRERLQQRGGTLSGGEQQMVAIARALMARPKLLLLDEPSLGLAPLVVKQIFEAIRALNRTQGLTVFLVEQNAFHALKLAHRGYVMVNGVVTMSGTGKELLANPQVRAAYLEGGRH, from the coding sequence GTGACTGAAGCCCGGCCCCACACCCAGCCTCTCCTCGCCGCCCGCGGCGTCAAGACCTATTACGGCAAGATCATCGCGCTGAAGGGCGTCGACATCGACGTCAATGCCGGCGAGATCGTCACCATGATCGGCGCCAACGGCGCCGGCAAGTCGACGCTGATGATGACGATCTTCGGCAATCCGCAGGCACGCGAGGGCACGATCACCTATGAGGGCCGCGACATCACGCGGCTGCCGAGCCACGAGATCGCCCGCCTGGGGATCGCGCAGTCGCCGGAAGGGCGCCGCATCTTCCCGCGCATGACGGTGTTCGAGAACCTCCAGATGGGCGCCGCCGTCGACGGCTTTTCCCATTTCGACGAGGATCTGGAGCGGATGTGCACGCTGTTCCCGCGCGTCAGGGAGCGCCTGCAGCAGCGCGGCGGCACGCTGTCGGGCGGCGAGCAGCAGATGGTCGCGATCGCGCGCGCGCTGATGGCGCGCCCGAAGCTGCTCCTGCTCGACGAGCCCTCGCTCGGCCTCGCTCCCCTCGTCGTGAAGCAGATCTTCGAGGCGATTCGCGCGCTCAACCGGACGCAAGGCTTGACCGTCTTCCTGGTCGAGCAGAACGCCTTCCATGCGCTGAAGCTCGCCCATCGCGGCTATGTGATGGTCAACGGCGTCGTCACCATGAGCGGCACGGGCAAGGAGCTGCTCGCCAACCCGCAGGTGCGCGCCGCCTATCTCGAAGGCGGGAGGCATTGA
- a CDS encoding alpha/beta hydrolase gives MKSSDADILLIPGWSGSGPDHWQSRWEARLPTARRVAQEDWYKPSRQLWAERIVEAVRAATRPVVLVAHSAGCSAVAFAAEHLHRGEVAGGFLVAPASERAKGAVPGMGPDFIAHRRETLPFRSVLIASANDPYCTHAEARDLAEAWGSEFVDAGDSGHLNSESGHGPWPDGLLRFAGFLKSLGAVPERSIQ, from the coding sequence ATGAAATCCTCCGACGCCGACATCCTCCTCATCCCCGGCTGGTCCGGCTCCGGGCCGGACCACTGGCAGAGCCGCTGGGAGGCCCGCCTGCCGACGGCGCGCCGCGTCGCGCAGGAGGACTGGTACAAGCCTTCCCGCCAGCTCTGGGCCGAGCGGATCGTCGAGGCGGTGCGGGCTGCGACCCGGCCGGTCGTGCTCGTCGCGCATTCGGCCGGCTGCAGCGCGGTCGCCTTCGCCGCCGAGCATCTGCATCGAGGCGAGGTCGCCGGCGGCTTCCTGGTGGCGCCGGCTTCCGAACGGGCGAAGGGCGCGGTTCCCGGCATGGGGCCGGACTTCATCGCGCATCGGCGCGAGACGCTGCCCTTCCGCTCGGTGCTGATCGCCAGCGCCAACGACCCCTATTGCACGCACGCAGAGGCGCGCGATCTGGCCGAGGCCTGGGGCTCGGAATTCGTCGATGCCGGCGACAGCGGCCATCTCAACAGCGAATCCGGCCATGGCCCCTGGCCGGACGGCCTTTTGCGTTTCGCGGGCTTTCTCAAGAGCTTGGGCGCGGTTCCGGAGAGATCGATTCAGTAG